The following are encoded together in the Pleurocapsa sp. FMAR1 genome:
- a CDS encoding DUF5331 domain-containing protein — MSDILAQPEKFKTELKEKWLNYYQANRSWLQHYMDNDSGWSDDVEYDKKELKSLELDRDYDPRRPECYFILGVVSVLEPSIQGLLSFAGGLTTESEQLVEALGLNFDPELELKKRSQKTTNQQLNLDSQYLDQVREETKT, encoded by the coding sequence ATGTCAGACATTCTTGCACAACCAGAAAAATTTAAAACTGAATTAAAAGAAAAGTGGTTGAATTACTACCAAGCAAACCGCAGTTGGCTACAGCACTATATGGATAATGATAGTGGCTGGAGTGATGATGTTGAATATGACAAAAAAGAGTTGAAAAGCTTGGAACTTGATAGAGATTATGATCCTCGTCGTCCAGAATGTTATTTCATTCTAGGCGTTGTTAGTGTCCTAGAGCCATCAATTCAGGGCTTATTGTCCTTTGCGGGAGGTTTGACTACCGAATCAGAACAATTAGTTGAAGCTTTGGGACTAAATTTTGACCCTGAATTGGAATTAAAAAAGCGATCGCAAAAAACAACAAATCAACAATTAAATTTAGATTCACAATATTTAGACCAAGTTAGAGAGGAAACCAAAACATGA
- a CDS encoding GIY-YIG nuclease family protein, whose product MLADSKILNLPKVSLETKELLPEYSGIYYVVDEKQIVWYIGKAKNICKRWQGKAHHRIYQLKHLKHKYFNIYYEQINFSELDRREKQQIKKYNPHLNNSPVKSKKVRPTETLLRETIATISDFAFILGVEPPRREIKDRIGIAWLIQEQILDLPIIHICLDLNAFKTTLNPQSVNEHQALIKKAFSTRKAYASKWEGFPKGYPFMFRLNVNGHVIEVNDLSVWLGKENTQKYNDTKIAKESFKVVTPESLFTIQNCNSEQQSNKIRLQRIKPYTLDLIPLLFNESVDTKAVKQKFYKFSEDHKTGKRGVGSRSRPIKSRPIDSDFTTIDELLISRGIDNNKYDRGNIIYNKQRYENRIGLYLRCFNISTKAIYLFQQTIDN is encoded by the coding sequence TTGCTTGCTGATTCTAAAATTTTAAATCTTCCGAAAGTAAGTTTGGAAACGAAAGAGTTATTACCAGAATATTCGGGGATATACTATGTTGTTGATGAAAAGCAAATAGTTTGGTACATAGGAAAAGCTAAGAATATATGTAAACGTTGGCAAGGTAAAGCCCATCATCGAATTTATCAGTTAAAACATCTAAAACATAAGTACTTTAATATTTATTACGAACAAATTAATTTCTCTGAACTAGATCGAAGAGAAAAACAACAAATAAAAAAATATAATCCACATCTCAACAATAGTCCTGTTAAAAGTAAAAAAGTTCGTCCTACAGAAACTTTACTGAGAGAAACAATTGCTACTATATCTGACTTCGCTTTCATCTTAGGAGTTGAACCACCTCGAAGAGAAATAAAGGATAGAATCGGCATAGCATGGCTGATACAAGAGCAAATATTAGATTTACCAATTATTCATATCTGTTTGGATTTAAATGCTTTTAAAACCACATTAAATCCTCAATCGGTCAACGAACATCAAGCATTAATCAAAAAAGCATTTAGTACTCGCAAAGCTTACGCAAGTAAATGGGAAGGTTTTCCTAAAGGCTATCCTTTTATGTTTCGTCTAAATGTCAATGGTCATGTTATCGAAGTGAATGATTTGAGTGTTTGGCTAGGAAAGGAAAATACTCAAAAATATAATGATACCAAAATTGCGAAAGAATCATTCAAAGTTGTAACTCCAGAATCACTTTTTACAATTCAAAATTGCAATTCAGAACAACAATCAAACAAAATAAGATTACAAAGAATTAAACCTTACACCTTAGATTTAATTCCTTTACTGTTTAATGAATCGGTAGATACTAAAGCTGTAAAACAAAAATTCTATAAATTTAGCGAAGATCATAAAACAGGAAAAAGAGGAGTAGGCAGTCGTTCTCGCCCAATCAAATCAAGACCAATTGATTCTGATTTCACTACAATTGATGAATTGCTAATAAGTAGAGGAATTGATAATAATAAATACGACAGAGGAAATATTATATATAATAAACAGAGGTATGAAAATCGTATAGGTCTATATCTTCGATGCTTTAATATTAGCACAAAAGCAATATATTTATTTCAACAAACCATTGATAATTAA
- a CDS encoding aldo/keto reductase — protein MDISRRDVFKLASASGLVAAGLAASKPIIKPLLAQDAPASEVIEGEMLYRQLGRTGEKVSVIGLGGHHIGRPKNEQFAIELIQTAIDRGINFMDNCWDYHDGGSELRMGKALQNGYRDRVFLMTKIDGRTKESAAKQIDESLQRLRTDRIDLLQHHEIIRLEDPDRVFAPGGSMEAVLEAQKAGKVRYIGFTGHKDPLVHLRMLDIAKQNNFRFDAVQMPLNVMDAHFRSFERQVLPVLVENEIGVLGMKTMGDPYILKSKTVTPIECLHYTMNLPTSTVITGIEKMPILDQAFKAVKTFQPMSEEQVNALLDRTRQAAATGRYELFKTTSKFDGTAQNPQWLG, from the coding sequence ATGGATATTAGCAGACGAGATGTATTTAAGTTAGCTTCTGCATCGGGTTTAGTTGCTGCGGGTCTTGCAGCTTCAAAGCCAATTATTAAACCTCTTTTGGCACAAGATGCACCAGCTAGTGAAGTAATTGAAGGGGAAATGCTTTATCGTCAGCTAGGACGTACTGGAGAAAAAGTATCTGTAATTGGTTTGGGCGGTCATCATATTGGCAGACCTAAAAATGAACAATTCGCGATCGAGCTTATTCAAACGGCAATCGATCGCGGTATTAATTTTATGGATAATTGTTGGGATTATCACGATGGCGGTAGCGAATTGAGAATGGGCAAAGCCTTGCAAAATGGTTATCGCGATCGCGTATTCCTGATGACTAAAATTGATGGTCGAACCAAAGAATCTGCTGCCAAACAAATCGATGAGTCCCTCCAACGCTTACGAACCGACCGCATCGATTTGTTACAACATCATGAAATTATTCGTTTAGAAGACCCCGACCGCGTCTTTGCACCAGGTGGGTCGATGGAAGCAGTACTAGAAGCTCAAAAAGCTGGCAAAGTTCGTTACATCGGCTTTACTGGTCATAAAGATCCCTTGGTTCACCTGAGAATGTTAGACATTGCTAAACAAAACAACTTCCGCTTTGATGCGGTGCAAATGCCTTTAAATGTAATGGACGCTCATTTTAGAAGTTTTGAACGTCAAGTTTTACCCGTTCTCGTCGAGAACGAAATCGGCGTATTAGGCATGAAAACAATGGGCGATCCTTATATTCTTAAGAGTAAAACTGTTACTCCGATTGAATGCCTTCATTACACGATGAATTTACCCACCTCAACCGTAATTACGGGCATTGAAAAAATGCCGATTTTAGACCAAGCATTTAAAGCAGTCAAGACTTTTCAACCCATGAGCGAAGAACAAGTCAATGCACTGCTCGATCGCACTCGCCAAGCAGCAGCAACAGGTCGGTATGAACTATTTAAAACGACTAGCAAATTTGACGGTACGGCTCAAAATCCTCAGTGGTTGGGATGA
- a CDS encoding ferredoxin:protochlorophyllide reductase (ATP-dependent) subunit N gives MTVAQDQPSALNFECETGNYHTFCPISCVAWLYQKIEDSFFLVIGTKTCGYFLQNAMGVMIFAEPRYAMAELEEGDISAKLNDYEELKRLCVQIKRDRNPSVIVWIGTCTTEIIKMDLEGLAPRLEAEIGIPIVTARANGLDYAFTQGEDTVLASMAHKCPTKPPKLEEEKKERNAVSSLLNFGRKKEDVTQQESEYKDHQPLVLFGSLPDPVVTNLTLELKKQGVKVSGWLPSKRFTELPVIEEGYYVAGVNPFLSRTATTLMRRRKTKLIGAPFPIGPDGTRAWIEKICSVLNIEPQGLDEREAKIWEGLEDYIKLIRGKSVFFMGDNLLEVSLARFLIRCGMTCPEIGIPYMDKRYQKAELELLEKTCNDMGVPLPTIVEKPDNYNQIQRIYNLKPDLVITGMAHANPLEARGINTKWSVEFTFAQIHGFTNARDILELATRPLRRNTNLKELGWDKLVQEEAKV, from the coding sequence ATGACCGTTGCCCAAGATCAACCCAGTGCATTAAATTTTGAATGTGAAACTGGGAATTATCATACCTTTTGCCCGATTAGCTGTGTAGCTTGGCTATACCAAAAGATTGAAGATAGTTTCTTTCTTGTCATAGGCACAAAAACCTGTGGCTACTTCCTGCAAAATGCTATGGGAGTAATGATTTTTGCCGAACCTCGCTATGCGATGGCGGAATTGGAAGAAGGAGATATTTCCGCTAAGTTAAACGATTACGAAGAATTAAAAAGATTGTGTGTGCAGATCAAACGCGATCGCAATCCTAGTGTAATCGTCTGGATTGGTACTTGCACCACCGAAATCATCAAAATGGATTTGGAAGGTTTAGCACCCAGATTGGAAGCGGAAATCGGAATTCCGATCGTTACCGCCCGTGCTAATGGTTTAGACTATGCCTTTACTCAAGGGGAAGATACCGTCCTTGCTTCCATGGCGCATAAGTGTCCTACCAAACCACCTAAATTAGAAGAAGAGAAAAAAGAGCGCAATGCTGTTTCTAGCCTACTCAACTTCGGGCGCAAAAAAGAGGATGTCACTCAGCAAGAATCTGAGTATAAAGACCATCAGCCTTTAGTATTGTTTGGTTCATTACCCGATCCTGTTGTAACCAACCTCACTTTAGAACTTAAAAAGCAAGGAGTCAAAGTATCTGGTTGGCTACCCTCCAAACGCTTTACCGAACTACCTGTAATTGAAGAAGGATATTATGTAGCAGGAGTAAATCCTTTTCTTTCTCGTACTGCTACTACCCTGATGCGTCGCCGTAAAACTAAGCTTATCGGCGCACCTTTCCCTATTGGTCCTGATGGTACAAGGGCATGGATTGAAAAGATTTGTTCTGTATTAAACATTGAACCTCAAGGATTAGATGAAAGAGAAGCTAAGATCTGGGAGGGTCTAGAAGACTACATCAAGTTAATTCGCGGTAAGTCTGTCTTCTTTATGGGGGACAACCTGTTAGAAGTATCTTTAGCACGTTTTCTTATTCGTTGCGGTATGACCTGTCCTGAAATTGGTATTCCCTACATGGACAAACGTTACCAAAAAGCGGAACTAGAATTACTAGAAAAAACCTGTAATGACATGGGTGTTCCTTTACCTACTATCGTTGAAAAACCTGATAACTATAACCAAATTCAACGCATTTACAACCTCAAACCAGATTTAGTCATTACTGGTATGGCACACGCCAACCCTCTAGAAGCCAGGGGTATTAATACAAAGTGGTCAGTTGAATTTACCTTTGCCCAAATTCACGGCTTTACTAACGCCCGCGATATTCTTGAGTTGGCAACTCGTCCCCTACGTCGTAATACTAACTTGAAAGAATTGGGTTGGGATAAGTTAGTTCAAGAAGAAGCAAAAGTTTAA
- the cimA gene encoding citramalate synthase, whose amino-acid sequence MNQKSPIWIYDTTLRDGSQGEGISLSLDDKLKIAHRLDQMRVPFIEGGWPGANPKDVQFFWRLKEEPLKNSQVVAFCSTRRPNLDAVEDKMLQAILAAGTSWVTIFGKSWDLHVQETLKTSLEENLAMIADTIEYLRSQGRKVIYDAEHWFDGYKHNPEYALKTLRTALETGAKWLVLCDTNGGTLPHEISQTVTEVIGAIPELKNSEVGQLGIHTHNDSGTAVANAIAAVRAGATMVQGTINGYGERCGNANLCTLIPNLQLKLGYQCLGEQQLEQLSPNSRYISEIVNLAPDDCAPFVGRSAFAHKAGVHVSAVEKNPLTYEHIQPELIGNQRRIVISDQSGLSNVLHYAAKFGINLSKQDVTCRQILEKLKTLENQGYQFEAAEASFELLMRSILYPHKQLFQLKGFQVHCNIHQEDNLASKALATIKVEVDSKKLLEVAEGNGPVAALDSALRKALVKFYPQIADCYLADYKVRILDGNAGTAAKTRVLVESSNGVERWTTIGVSVNILDASYQALVEGIEYGLLLQAAQKNKVGITN is encoded by the coding sequence ATGAATCAAAAATCACCAATTTGGATTTACGACACCACCTTAAGAGACGGTTCTCAAGGAGAGGGAATTTCTCTGTCCTTAGATGATAAGCTCAAAATTGCCCACAGGCTCGATCAAATGAGAGTTCCCTTTATTGAAGGGGGATGGCCGGGAGCAAATCCTAAAGATGTGCAGTTTTTTTGGCGATTAAAAGAAGAACCACTAAAAAACTCGCAGGTGGTGGCTTTTTGTTCTACTCGTCGTCCTAATTTGGATGCAGTAGAAGATAAGATGCTTCAGGCGATTTTAGCTGCGGGAACTTCTTGGGTAACTATTTTTGGTAAGTCATGGGATCTCCATGTCCAAGAAACTTTGAAAACTAGCCTTGAAGAAAATCTAGCTATGATCGCCGATACAATTGAGTATCTTCGTAGCCAAGGTAGAAAAGTAATATACGACGCTGAACACTGGTTTGATGGCTATAAGCATAACCCTGAATATGCTCTTAAAACTCTGAGAACAGCTTTGGAAACTGGGGCAAAATGGCTAGTTTTGTGCGATACTAACGGCGGCACTTTACCTCACGAAATTAGTCAAACTGTAACTGAGGTAATAGGCGCAATTCCCGAATTAAAGAACAGTGAAGTAGGGCAGCTTGGTATTCATACCCACAATGACTCAGGAACGGCGGTAGCCAATGCGATCGCTGCTGTCAGAGCAGGGGCAACGATGGTACAAGGAACTATCAACGGTTATGGTGAAAGATGCGGAAATGCTAATCTTTGCACTCTAATTCCCAATCTACAGCTAAAGTTAGGCTATCAGTGCTTGGGAGAGCAGCAGCTAGAACAGCTAAGTCCTAACAGTCGTTATATTAGCGAAATAGTCAATCTTGCTCCTGATGATTGTGCGCCGTTTGTCGGGCGATCGGCATTTGCTCATAAGGCGGGGGTTCATGTTTCAGCCGTTGAGAAAAATCCCTTAACTTACGAACATATTCAACCCGAATTAATTGGTAATCAAAGACGTATTGTTATTTCCGATCAATCAGGCTTAAGTAATGTTTTACATTATGCTGCTAAGTTTGGCATTAACCTGAGTAAACAAGACGTTACCTGCCGTCAAATTTTAGAGAAGCTAAAAACTTTAGAAAACCAGGGATATCAGTTTGAGGCTGCTGAGGCTAGTTTTGAATTACTAATGCGTTCGATACTTTATCCTCATAAACAGCTTTTTCAGCTAAAGGGTTTCCAAGTTCACTGCAATATTCATCAAGAAGATAACTTAGCCAGCAAAGCTTTAGCTACCATAAAAGTAGAAGTAGATAGTAAAAAATTATTAGAGGTGGCAGAAGGAAATGGTCCTGTGGCTGCTTTAGATAGTGCTTTACGCAAAGCATTAGTTAAGTTTTATCCTCAGATTGCCGACTGCTATTTAGCAGATTATAAAGTGCGTATTTTGGACGGTAATGCAGGCACAGCAGCTAAAACCCGTGTATTAGTAGAATCAAGTAATGGGGTAGAACGGTGGACAACTATCGGCGTGTCGGTAAATATTCTAGATGCTTCTTATCAGGCACTAGTCGAAGGTATAGAGTATGGTTTATTATTGCAGGCTGCCCAGAAAAATAAAGTAGGTATTACTAATTAA
- a CDS encoding DUF6930 domain-containing protein encodes MTTLPPTTKSRLIKIAQVPGVWEGDRRPLGNMAFHLDNDQNADEECVIWVDGSEGAVRAMDVVSEETGIEAIARTLLRAIESPHHPGQPHRPQKIIVRDRELQFFLRGVLQDLEINIEYSPQLPLIDRLFEGFSEMDDSQLSTLPKLYEEPIKEVADKIWQNSPWELLADSDIVQIEFKDCEIEQVYLCVMGMMSAEYGVLLYRSLDSLKNFRSAALGENKSAAELERAFLAQDCWFLNYEEVELEEEDLLNITQIEPFFGSLHPFEGMRPFLDEEEAKIVYIALESLLRFCRNNRQALETEPIKAISKSYRISLPEFAKDKKTISTTVSTLPELAEELLNLGTSDRDQTQEIDIPIQEDLIPDGALISLASISGELIEQAKHQSKTYYQSLGIVSKGKTLPTIFIQTTRPKAKELITKIHAAGGLKAVCFNPGNDPFSGEIYDLGMLQTGSDELFIFAEYSHDVAQQVKALEKWHQRCQQTKGYCSLVIAMGVTGVNRGNPQAKDILALFELKSIKGSELGMGVLQLMPNFEL; translated from the coding sequence ATGACGACTCTCCCTCCCACAACTAAAAGTAGACTAATAAAAATTGCCCAAGTTCCAGGCGTTTGGGAAGGCGATCGTCGTCCATTAGGAAATATGGCATTTCATTTAGACAACGATCAAAATGCCGATGAAGAGTGCGTAATTTGGGTAGATGGCTCTGAAGGAGCAGTTAGGGCAATGGATGTCGTTTCTGAAGAGACAGGTATTGAAGCGATCGCCAGAACCTTATTACGAGCCATTGAATCTCCTCATCATCCTGGACAACCCCATCGTCCCCAAAAAATTATCGTGCGCGATCGCGAACTTCAGTTTTTCTTGCGGGGTGTATTACAGGATTTAGAGATAAATATTGAATATTCTCCTCAGCTTCCCTTAATCGATCGGCTGTTTGAGGGATTTTCAGAGATGGATGATAGTCAACTATCTACTTTGCCAAAACTATACGAAGAACCGATTAAAGAGGTAGCTGACAAAATTTGGCAAAATTCTCCTTGGGAGTTACTAGCCGATAGCGATATTGTGCAGATTGAATTTAAAGATTGTGAAATCGAGCAGGTATATTTGTGCGTTATGGGCATGATGTCAGCAGAATATGGGGTATTGCTATATCGCTCTTTAGATTCTCTGAAAAATTTTCGCTCTGCTGCTTTAGGAGAAAACAAGTCAGCAGCCGAATTAGAACGGGCTTTCTTAGCTCAAGACTGCTGGTTTCTGAATTACGAAGAGGTAGAGTTAGAAGAAGAAGACTTATTAAACATCACTCAAATTGAACCTTTTTTTGGTAGCCTTCATCCTTTTGAGGGAATGCGTCCTTTCTTGGACGAGGAAGAAGCAAAAATAGTTTATATTGCTCTAGAATCTTTGTTGCGCTTTTGTAGAAACAATCGTCAAGCACTAGAGACAGAGCCAATTAAGGCGATATCAAAATCCTATCGCATATCTTTACCAGAATTTGCCAAGGACAAGAAAACCATCTCGACTACAGTTTCTACCTTGCCAGAACTAGCAGAAGAATTATTAAATCTGGGTACGAGCGATCGCGACCAAACCCAAGAAATAGATATTCCTATCCAAGAAGATTTAATCCCTGATGGTGCTTTGATTAGCCTTGCTAGTATTTCTGGGGAGCTAATTGAACAAGCAAAACATCAGTCAAAAACTTACTATCAATCTTTGGGAATTGTATCTAAAGGTAAAACATTGCCGACAATTTTTATTCAAACTACCCGTCCTAAAGCCAAAGAACTAATCACCAAAATTCACGCTGCTGGAGGCTTGAAAGCAGTTTGCTTCAATCCTGGTAACGATCCTTTTAGCGGAGAAATTTATGATTTGGGTATGTTACAAACAGGAAGTGATGAGCTATTTATATTTGCCGAATATTCTCATGATGTAGCGCAGCAGGTTAAAGCCCTAGAAAAATGGCATCAACGCTGCCAACAAACAAAAGGATACTGTAGTTTGGTAATTGCCATGGGAGTGACGGGAGTCAACCGTGGTAATCCTCAAGCAAAAGATATATTGGCTTTATTTGAATTGAAGTCCATTAAAGGTTCAGAATTGGGCATGGGAGTTTTACAATTGATGCCTAATTTTGAATTATAG
- the bchL gene encoding ferredoxin:protochlorophyllide reductase (ATP-dependent) iron-sulfur ATP-binding protein, whose protein sequence is MGQIRLAVYGKGGIGKSTTSCNISAALAKRGKKVLQIGCDPKHDSTFTLTGFLIPTIIDTLQEKDFHYEDIWPEDVIYEGYGGVSCVEAGGPPAGAGCGGYVVGETVKLLKELNAFDEYDVILFDVLGDVVCGGFAAPLNYADYCMIVTDNGFDALFAANRIAASVREKARTHSLRLAGLIGNRTSKRDLIDKYIESVPMPVLEILPLIEDIRVSRVKGKTLFEMAESDPSLAYVCDYYLNIADQLLAAPEGVVPNEAQDRDVFSLLSDYYLNPPAAKADKEEELDMMMV, encoded by the coding sequence GTGGGTCAGATAAGATTAGCAGTTTACGGCAAAGGCGGAATCGGTAAATCTACAACTAGCTGCAACATTTCCGCAGCCTTGGCAAAGAGAGGCAAAAAAGTATTACAAATTGGCTGCGATCCTAAACACGACAGCACATTTACCCTGACAGGATTTCTCATTCCTACTATTATTGATACCCTTCAAGAAAAAGACTTTCACTATGAAGACATTTGGCCTGAAGACGTAATCTATGAAGGTTATGGCGGAGTAAGCTGTGTAGAAGCGGGTGGACCTCCTGCGGGTGCTGGTTGTGGTGGCTATGTAGTTGGCGAAACCGTCAAGCTACTTAAGGAATTAAATGCTTTTGATGAGTATGACGTTATTTTGTTTGATGTCTTAGGTGACGTCGTATGTGGTGGCTTTGCTGCACCGCTTAACTATGCTGACTACTGCATGATTGTGACTGATAATGGTTTTGATGCCTTGTTTGCAGCTAACCGCATTGCAGCCTCCGTTAGAGAAAAAGCTCGTACGCATTCATTGCGTCTGGCAGGTTTGATTGGTAATCGAACTTCCAAGCGGGATTTGATTGATAAGTATATTGAAAGCGTACCTATGCCTGTGTTGGAGATTCTTCCTTTAATTGAAGACATTCGCGTATCTCGTGTTAAGGGTAAAACCTTGTTTGAAATGGCAGAAAGCGATCCTTCCCTAGCTTATGTGTGTGACTACTATCTCAACATTGCCGATCAGCTTTTGGCTGCACCAGAAGGAGTTGTCCCCAACGAAGCACAAGATAGAGATGTATTCTCCTTGTTGTCTGACTACTACCTAAATCCTCCCGCAGCTAAAGCAGACAAAGAGGAAGAATTAGACATGATGATGGTTTAA
- a CDS encoding DUF2834 domain-containing protein codes for MSQKLLLWLIKASFIVYLLFFAPPFHWDSTKSLIIKLLTLQWNAINPVIFSLFCLVGVWILIYSSLLFFDGRMQSIPFYPFALASLGSGIVGLIPYLALREPNTEFSGSKDAWLSILDSRLTGIVLMLFTLGLLVYALIAGDWREFWQLFTSDRFINGMSLAFGLFCLVFPSALGDDMARRGYLRNSQLFWFIALIPLLGSLAYLCWRPPIRATS; via the coding sequence ATGAGCCAAAAATTGCTCCTCTGGCTAATCAAAGCAAGCTTTATCGTCTATCTATTGTTTTTTGCTCCTCCTTTTCACTGGGACTCAACCAAATCGCTAATTATCAAGTTATTAACTTTGCAATGGAACGCTATTAATCCAGTTATCTTTTCTTTATTTTGTCTAGTTGGAGTTTGGATACTAATTTACAGTAGCCTATTGTTTTTCGATGGCAGAATGCAGTCTATTCCTTTTTATCCATTTGCTTTGGCTTCTCTTGGTTCGGGGATAGTTGGGTTGATTCCTTATCTAGCTTTACGAGAACCAAATACCGAGTTTTCTGGTTCAAAAGATGCGTGGCTATCTATATTAGACTCTCGCTTGACTGGGATAGTGTTGATGCTGTTTACTCTTGGCTTACTCGTTTATGCCCTGATTGCTGGAGACTGGAGAGAATTCTGGCAACTCTTCACTAGCGATCGCTTTATCAACGGGATGAGTTTAGCTTTTGGTTTATTTTGCTTGGTATTTCCAAGTGCTTTAGGAGATGACATGGCTCGTCGGGGTTACTTGAGAAATTCTCAATTGTTTTGGTTCATTGCACTGATACCGTTACTAGGTTCTCTTGCTTACCTTTGCTGGCGACCGCCAATTAGGGCAACATCATAA